Proteins encoded in a region of the Nitrospira sp. genome:
- the larE gene encoding ATP-dependent sacrificial sulfur transferase LarE, with translation MQPSLLQQKLDRLRTLLTEMGSVVVAYSGGIDSTFVLKVAHDQLHEQAVGITAVSPTFPSLELEAAELVAQEIGARHETVQTDQLAIDDFVRNDANRCFHCKTDLYQLLGNVRQSKAVAYVVDGTNLDDLGEDRPGIKAAREWGVRSPLVEAQLSKADIRILAKDLGLSNWDKPAAACLSSRIPRGNMITLENLHRVEKAEAILHHEGFRHFRVRNHGEIARIELAQDELPRLMKADRCVEISSRLKALGFKFVTVDLEGYRPGGVTLS, from the coding sequence ATGCAACCGTCCCTTCTCCAACAGAAGCTCGATCGTCTCCGAACGCTCCTGACGGAGATGGGCTCGGTCGTGGTGGCCTATTCCGGCGGAATCGACAGCACGTTCGTGCTTAAAGTCGCGCACGACCAACTCCACGAGCAGGCGGTCGGCATCACGGCCGTCTCACCGACGTTTCCATCTCTTGAGTTGGAAGCTGCCGAACTGGTCGCTCAGGAGATCGGCGCCCGCCATGAAACCGTTCAGACGGATCAGCTGGCCATTGATGACTTTGTGAGGAATGACGCGAATCGTTGTTTTCACTGTAAGACCGACCTGTACCAACTTCTTGGAAATGTGCGGCAATCAAAGGCTGTCGCGTACGTCGTGGACGGAACCAATCTGGACGACCTGGGAGAGGATCGCCCCGGCATCAAAGCCGCGCGGGAATGGGGTGTACGCAGCCCGCTCGTGGAGGCCCAACTATCGAAGGCCGACATCCGTATCCTTGCCAAGGATCTGGGACTTTCGAATTGGGATAAGCCGGCTGCGGCTTGTCTCTCGTCACGGATTCCACGTGGGAACATGATCACGCTGGAAAACTTACACCGTGTTGAAAAAGCCGAGGCTATCCTGCATCATGAGGGATTCCGTCATTTTCGGGTGCGAAATCACGGTGAGATTGCCCGGATTGAATTGGCACAGGACGAACTTCCTCGGCTCATGAAAGCAGATCGGTGTGTAGAGATCAGCTCAAGACTGAAAGCGCTGGGGTTTAAATTCGTGACGGTTGATTTGGAAGGATATCGGCCGGGTGGAGTCACCCTGAGCTGA
- a CDS encoding arsenate reductase ArsC, whose translation MKPAVLFLCTGNSCRSQMAEGWLRHLAGSRFEAVSAGTNPVGVNPRAVEVMGEVGIDLSRHRSKHVAEFQGQHLHYVITVCDHAHASCPADPRGDAQLHWSFDDPADAQGSNADRLQVFRRVRDEIAERIRRWLNTTAPSSESDSKSLPEVKDRRRRR comes from the coding sequence GTGAAACCAGCCGTCCTCTTCTTATGTACGGGCAACTCCTGCCGCAGTCAGATGGCGGAGGGATGGTTACGCCACTTGGCCGGAAGTCGGTTCGAGGCCGTGAGTGCGGGGACCAACCCGGTTGGGGTGAATCCGCGAGCCGTTGAAGTGATGGGGGAGGTGGGAATCGATCTCTCTCGTCACCGCTCAAAGCACGTTGCCGAGTTTCAAGGTCAACATCTCCACTATGTCATTACGGTCTGTGATCACGCCCACGCCTCATGTCCGGCGGATCCCAGAGGCGATGCCCAGTTGCATTGGAGTTTTGACGATCCCGCTGATGCACAAGGTTCCAATGCTGATCGCTTGCAAGTCTTTCGCCGAGTACGTGATGAGATTGCTGAGCGGATCCGAAGGTGGCTGAATACAACAGCACCATCATCGGAATCTGATTCAAAGTCTTTGCCCGAGGTTAAGGACCGGAGGAGACGGCGATAG
- a CDS encoding anthranilate synthase component I family protein, with protein sequence MPRTLPSSIPFLHGSPSPLILTGPSPSASPFKLYAKIASARHPSFLFESGNGEGAMGRYSYFGVDPYQTLHGKGHTFVRRSIQGRIDSHASPFQELAHLLNRQRIARPPDVPPFFGGVIGYLSYDLARQFERLPSLALDDLVGPDLEFAFFDLIAAIDHELNRLVLMFCPPLERFLGEPREKLFREGRDRLAEFEARLTRPDRADANWRNLGRLTFTPEQEQAAYSQNVSRCQEYIAAGDVYQVNLSHRFNVTGEAFSSLEDLEADLAVYGRLRTLNPSPFSGLLRLDAVRLISSSPERLVRLEGRRADTRPIAGTRPRGRTVYDDRRLIEELLANEKERAEHVMLVDLERNDLGRVCRFGTVHVNELMTVEQYSHVNHLVSHVAGTLRDHATGFDLLKAMFPGGTVTGVPKIRCMEIIEKLEPVRRGPYTGSMGYVSWSGDLDFNILIRTLVMRHAVGYLQVGAGIVADSEPTREYEETIHKAQAFFSALL encoded by the coding sequence ATGCCGAGAACCTTACCCTCGTCGATTCCATTTTTGCACGGTTCTCCTTCACCTCTCATCCTGACCGGCCCCTCTCCCTCGGCAAGTCCGTTTAAATTGTACGCGAAGATCGCCTCAGCTCGACACCCCTCGTTTCTCTTTGAGAGCGGTAACGGTGAGGGCGCCATGGGACGGTATTCGTACTTCGGCGTCGATCCCTATCAAACATTGCACGGGAAAGGGCATACGTTTGTGCGCCGATCGATTCAAGGCCGCATAGACTCACACGCATCTCCGTTTCAAGAATTGGCCCACCTCCTGAACCGTCAGCGGATCGCCCGTCCTCCCGATGTCCCGCCATTTTTCGGCGGTGTGATCGGCTACTTGAGCTATGATCTCGCGCGCCAATTCGAGAGGCTGCCGTCCTTGGCTCTCGATGACCTTGTCGGTCCTGATCTGGAGTTCGCGTTTTTCGATCTGATTGCGGCAATCGACCATGAGTTGAACCGTCTGGTGCTCATGTTCTGTCCACCGCTCGAACGATTTTTGGGTGAGCCCCGGGAAAAGCTGTTTCGCGAGGGGAGGGATCGCCTGGCAGAATTCGAAGCCCGATTGACCAGGCCCGACAGGGCCGATGCGAACTGGCGCAATCTCGGTCGCCTCACGTTTACACCGGAGCAGGAGCAGGCGGCCTATAGTCAGAACGTAAGCCGTTGCCAGGAATACATCGCAGCCGGTGATGTCTATCAGGTGAACCTCTCCCACCGTTTCAATGTGACCGGTGAAGCATTCTCCTCTCTTGAGGACCTAGAAGCCGATCTGGCTGTCTATGGTCGGTTGCGCACATTGAACCCTTCACCCTTCTCAGGATTACTACGGTTGGATGCAGTTCGTCTCATCAGTTCCTCACCTGAACGGCTCGTTCGGCTGGAAGGACGTCGAGCCGATACGAGGCCGATCGCGGGCACCAGACCCCGCGGGAGAACCGTCTACGACGATCGACGGCTGATCGAGGAATTACTTGCGAACGAAAAGGAGCGTGCGGAACATGTCATGTTGGTCGATCTTGAGCGGAACGACCTCGGTCGAGTCTGTCGTTTCGGAACCGTCCATGTGAATGAATTGATGACGGTCGAGCAATATTCTCATGTCAACCACCTGGTCTCGCATGTGGCCGGCACCCTCAGGGATCATGCGACGGGTTTCGACCTGCTGAAAGCCATGTTCCCGGGCGGAACGGTTACCGGCGTTCCAAAGATCCGCTGCATGGAGATCATCGAGAAGTTGGAGCCCGTGCGGCGAGGCCCGTACACCGGCTCGATGGGTTATGTCAGCTGGAGCGGAGATCTCGACTTCAATATCCTGATACGCACGCTGGTTATGAGGCATGCCGTGGGCTACCTCCAAGTCGGGGCGGGAATTGTGGCAGATTCGGAACCGACGCGCGAATATGAGGAAACGATCCATAAGGCCCAGGCTTTCTTCAGCGCCTTGTTATAG
- a CDS encoding ABC transporter ATP-binding protein: MSIFKRFLPFVRPYVARLILAGLLVSGVALINLALVRLAGTLWDIITVQHDADKMTRSIGLFLVLVILQGFCSMGHSYLTAWVSQEVVADFRKHLFSHLQTLTVSFFARRRTGELLSRLMTDVTVIQSIVTEAPIDGVKQLVTFVGGITFLLMMNWRLCLLILILLPLLVLVAKVFGRRLKSLSTSIQDQTAVLSTLVEEVISGIRIVKSFVQTQREKDRFADQVDHTLHLTLRRAAIMAVFIPVISLLTFSSATAVLWYGGRQVIDGVVTPGDLFAFVLFAGILIGPFSSAARVFAQVKEAQGATQRVFEILDAQPDICDRPDAQTLETVEGHVRVENVNFSYDTRHPVLSNLSFEAKPGELVALVGPTGAGKTTVINLLHRFYDPTEGRITIDGKDLRHVTVESWYRQIALVPQETILFGGTILDNIRYGNMAANEAAVLEASQAAHAHDFITSLPDGYQTLVGEKGVNLSGGQRQRIAIARAILKNPRILLLDEATSSLDTESERLVQEALQRLMEGRTTFVVAHRLSTIQGADRILVLDKGKLVEEGAHTQLMARNGLYHYLYTIRLNEPIT, from the coding sequence ATGTCGATCTTCAAAAGATTTCTCCCGTTCGTGCGCCCTTATGTGGCGCGTTTGATACTGGCCGGGCTCTTGGTGAGCGGGGTTGCACTCATTAATCTCGCTTTGGTTCGGTTGGCCGGCACCCTCTGGGATATCATCACCGTTCAGCACGATGCCGATAAGATGACGCGGTCGATCGGCCTGTTCCTGGTCCTGGTGATCCTACAGGGGTTCTGCTCGATGGGTCATAGTTATCTGACTGCATGGGTCTCTCAAGAAGTCGTCGCCGACTTTCGCAAGCACCTCTTCAGCCACCTGCAGACGCTGACGGTCAGCTTTTTTGCTCGGCGCCGTACGGGAGAACTGCTCTCCCGATTGATGACCGATGTGACGGTGATCCAATCCATCGTGACAGAAGCCCCCATCGACGGCGTCAAACAACTCGTGACATTCGTCGGGGGCATCACATTCCTGCTCATGATGAATTGGCGGCTCTGCCTCCTGATCCTCATCCTGCTCCCATTACTGGTCCTGGTCGCCAAGGTATTCGGTCGCCGGTTGAAATCCCTTTCCACCTCGATTCAAGACCAGACAGCCGTGCTCAGCACCCTCGTCGAAGAAGTGATTTCCGGCATTCGCATCGTCAAATCCTTCGTCCAGACGCAACGGGAAAAGGATCGCTTCGCGGATCAGGTCGATCACACGCTTCATCTCACACTCCGCCGAGCCGCCATCATGGCCGTCTTCATTCCGGTAATCAGCCTCCTGACGTTCTCATCGGCAACGGCGGTGCTGTGGTACGGAGGCAGACAGGTCATCGATGGGGTCGTCACACCTGGAGATCTGTTCGCCTTCGTCTTGTTCGCCGGCATCTTGATCGGTCCCTTCAGCTCGGCAGCACGAGTGTTTGCGCAGGTCAAGGAAGCCCAAGGAGCGACGCAACGGGTCTTCGAAATTCTGGATGCTCAGCCGGACATTTGCGATCGACCCGACGCCCAGACGCTGGAAACCGTCGAGGGCCACGTGCGGGTGGAAAACGTCAACTTCAGCTACGATACTCGTCATCCAGTATTGTCCAACCTGTCGTTCGAAGCCAAGCCGGGCGAACTAGTCGCGTTAGTCGGACCGACGGGCGCTGGCAAGACCACCGTGATCAACCTGCTTCACCGCTTCTACGATCCGACGGAAGGGCGCATCACGATCGACGGCAAAGACTTGCGCCATGTGACCGTTGAGAGTTGGTACCGACAGATTGCTCTCGTCCCACAAGAAACGATCCTATTTGGGGGCACCATTCTCGACAACATTCGCTACGGCAATATGGCAGCGAATGAAGCCGCAGTATTGGAGGCGAGCCAAGCTGCCCATGCGCATGACTTCATCACGAGCTTGCCGGACGGGTATCAAACTCTGGTGGGCGAGAAGGGCGTCAACCTCTCAGGCGGACAACGTCAACGAATTGCGATCGCTCGGGCGATCTTGAAGAATCCTCGCATTTTGTTGCTGGACGAAGCGACCTCATCGCTGGATACCGAATCGGAACGGCTGGTTCAGGAAGCCCTTCAACGCCTCATGGAAGGTCGCACGACCTTCGTCGTCGCCCACCGACTGTCGACCATCCAAGGTGCCGACCGAATTCTGGTCTTGGACAAGGGGAAGTTGGTGGAAGAAGGCGCCCACACCCAATTGATGGCCCGCAACGGGCTGTACCACTACCTCTATACCATTCGTTTGAATGAGCCGATCACGTAA
- a CDS encoding aminotransferase class IV, with amino-acid sequence MVSVFDHGFLYGDGVYETIRSYGSHIFMLDEHLSRLLRSAETIGLTIPIPLENWPGILHEAMARNEVGTDRQDAYLRITVTRGAGDIGLDPALCSSPTVVVMAKPLVPPSPQLYEAGVDVIVASTKRNLPSALSPQIKTTNFLNNIQAKREAIAAGALDSILLNWEQHLTECTVSNVFLVMDGKLKTPALECGLLDGITRMVVLRMAEELNIHVEEGRYTVDQLYRADECFLTNTSMEIMPVTSVDRRPVGGGKPGPLTQRLRKQFVAVRGRFSDGPPRR; translated from the coding sequence GTGGTCTCCGTCTTCGACCATGGATTTCTCTACGGCGATGGGGTCTATGAAACGATTCGTTCGTACGGCTCCCACATCTTCATGCTGGATGAACATCTGTCTCGATTGCTCCGGTCCGCCGAGACGATCGGTCTGACGATCCCGATTCCACTGGAAAATTGGCCAGGCATTCTGCATGAAGCCATGGCCCGCAACGAGGTCGGGACTGATCGGCAGGACGCCTATCTGAGGATCACGGTTACCCGAGGAGCCGGAGACATCGGACTGGACCCGGCACTCTGTTCATCGCCGACCGTCGTCGTGATGGCCAAGCCGCTCGTGCCTCCGTCGCCTCAGCTCTATGAAGCGGGCGTCGACGTGATCGTTGCTTCCACGAAGCGAAATCTGCCGAGTGCCTTGTCGCCACAGATCAAGACCACGAACTTCCTGAACAATATACAAGCCAAACGCGAAGCGATCGCAGCAGGCGCACTCGACAGCATCCTACTCAATTGGGAACAGCATCTGACCGAATGCACCGTCAGCAATGTGTTTCTTGTGATGGACGGCAAGCTGAAAACGCCTGCTCTGGAATGCGGCTTACTCGACGGCATCACTCGAATGGTCGTGCTTCGGATGGCCGAGGAACTCAACATCCACGTCGAAGAAGGTCGCTATACCGTCGACCAGTTGTACCGGGCCGATGAATGCTTTCTGACCAACACCAGCATGGAAATCATGCCCGTGACTTCCGTCGACCGTAGGCCTGTCGGCGGCGGGAAACCGGGTCCGCTCACCCAGAGGCTAAGAAAACAGTTCGTGGCGGTGCGAGGCCGATTCTCGGACGGTCCTCCCCGTCGATAA
- a CDS encoding F0F1 ATP synthase subunit A: protein MEESPLHQFELHHWIPLSIGGVDISINKAVIFMWIVIAVAAVLMIMAGSSRKLVPGKLQSLAEMMVEFIRNMILDTMGKDGMRFFPFVATLFLFILFSNYIGLIPGTYTVTSQIVVTSVFSCIVYGLSLVLGFWLHGAKFLGILIPPGTPGWLVPLMIPIEIISQLARPVSLAVRLFANMTAGHVMLAVLFSLTISGGLLIGWLPLAISLLVYGLEFVLIAGIQAYIFTILTCVYLGDAFHLHGHDEHAH, encoded by the coding sequence ATGGAAGAAAGTCCGCTTCATCAATTCGAACTTCATCACTGGATTCCACTCTCGATCGGCGGTGTGGACATTTCCATCAATAAAGCTGTGATCTTTATGTGGATTGTCATCGCCGTAGCGGCGGTCCTCATGATCATGGCAGGATCGTCTCGCAAACTGGTGCCCGGCAAGTTGCAGAGCCTGGCGGAGATGATGGTGGAGTTCATTCGGAACATGATCCTGGATACGATGGGGAAGGATGGGATGCGATTTTTCCCGTTTGTCGCCACGCTCTTCTTATTTATTCTTTTTTCCAATTATATCGGGTTGATTCCCGGCACCTATACGGTGACGAGCCAAATTGTTGTGACCTCCGTCTTCTCCTGCATTGTGTACGGGTTGAGTTTGGTTTTAGGATTCTGGTTGCATGGTGCAAAGTTTCTAGGGATCCTTATCCCGCCTGGAACTCCTGGATGGCTGGTGCCGTTGATGATCCCGATCGAGATCATCAGTCAGTTGGCGCGGCCTGTTTCACTGGCTGTTCGGCTCTTTGCGAATATGACGGCGGGCCATGTGATGCTCGCGGTTCTATTCAGCCTCACGATCAGCGGCGGATTGTTGATCGGGTGGTTGCCCTTAGCGATTTCGCTTCTCGTGTATGGGTTGGAATTCGTTCTCATCGCAGGCATTCAAGCCTATATTTTTACCATCTTGACCTGTGTCTACTTGGGGGACGCGTTTCATTTGCATGGCCATGATGAGCACGCGCATTAG
- the atpF gene encoding F0F1 ATP synthase subunit B, whose protein sequence is MPQFESDFFSSLIFWEIVSFGILLFLLYKYAFPGILSVLEEREKKIKDSLDQAEQHRFEAERRLREYEAKLHAAGKEAEAILAAAKERAQRLLDENEQRLTAEAERIKGDATREIEQERRKALQDIRTQTTELALMVAEKVVQRSLTEADQKKFADEALEALSKSQPR, encoded by the coding sequence ATGCCACAGTTTGAATCTGACTTTTTTTCTTCGTTGATTTTCTGGGAGATCGTTTCATTTGGGATTCTCTTGTTCCTGCTCTATAAGTATGCATTTCCCGGCATCTTGAGTGTTTTGGAAGAGCGAGAAAAGAAGATTAAAGACAGCCTCGATCAGGCTGAGCAGCACCGGTTCGAGGCCGAGCGACGGCTCAGAGAATATGAGGCCAAGCTTCACGCGGCGGGGAAGGAAGCTGAGGCTATTCTCGCCGCGGCAAAGGAACGTGCTCAACGGTTGCTCGATGAAAACGAACAACGGTTGACCGCGGAGGCGGAACGTATCAAGGGCGATGCGACGCGCGAGATCGAGCAAGAGCGTCGTAAAGCGCTACAAGATATTCGAACCCAGACGACTGAACTTGCGCTTATGGTGGCGGAAAAAGTGGTTCAGCGGAGTCTGACGGAGGCTGATCAGAAAAAGTTTGCAGACGAGGCGCTCGAAGCTCTTTCGAAGTCACAGCCACGCTGA
- a CDS encoding transglycosylase SLT domain-containing protein, translating into MAVLAALSGVLLTVPSDSQAELYQYVDAKGTISLTNVPSDARYHRIDLHPNRLHPVLSEEELKPMISRFSRQHQLHPALIRAIIKAESDFDPRAVSRAGAVGLMQLMPQTAVRLDVRDLYDPEDNIGGGTKYLRQLLDRFRGNLPLALAAYNAGEHVVDRYRTLPPIDETRQYVRKVLRYYRLFLARDLAATGHVIPSSEHAIPRPAPVSSIQSGQ; encoded by the coding sequence ATGGCCGTCCTCGCCGCATTGAGCGGCGTCCTGTTAACTGTTCCAAGTGATAGTCAGGCAGAGCTTTATCAATATGTCGATGCCAAAGGAACGATATCGCTCACCAACGTTCCCTCTGATGCCCGATACCACCGGATCGACCTCCACCCGAATCGTCTGCATCCTGTTCTTTCGGAAGAAGAGTTGAAGCCGATGATTAGTCGATTCTCACGGCAGCATCAACTGCACCCTGCCCTTATCCGCGCCATCATTAAGGCCGAATCGGATTTCGACCCTCGCGCGGTATCACGAGCTGGAGCCGTCGGATTGATGCAATTGATGCCGCAAACGGCCGTGAGGCTGGATGTCCGGGACCTCTACGATCCAGAAGACAATATCGGAGGAGGGACGAAATACCTACGCCAATTGCTCGACCGATTTCGCGGCAACCTTCCGCTCGCGCTCGCCGCCTATAACGCTGGCGAGCATGTCGTCGATCGTTACCGAACTCTTCCGCCGATCGACGAAACCCGCCAATACGTCCGCAAGGTCTTGCGGTATTATCGGCTCTTCCTCGCCCGTGACCTTGCCGCGACCGGGCACGTCATCCCGTCTTCGGAGCACGCAATACCACGACCCGCCCCTGTATCCTCGATTCAGTCCGGCCAGTAG
- a CDS encoding AtpZ/AtpI family protein: protein MPPQQDPLYAGLGQAVRIGTELLAALIVGGGLGWVVDTYLLGTTPWGLVIGLVFGAAAGMRNAYRSAQRWQGPSNNAHK, encoded by the coding sequence ATGCCCCCTCAACAAGATCCCTTATACGCGGGGCTCGGTCAGGCCGTTCGAATCGGAACGGAACTGCTGGCTGCGTTGATCGTCGGAGGTGGGCTTGGGTGGGTCGTCGATACGTATCTCTTAGGGACAACCCCGTGGGGGCTCGTCATTGGGTTGGTTTTCGGTGCGGCAGCCGGAATGAGGAACGCCTATCGATCCGCACAGCGATGGCAAGGCCCGTCGAACAACGCACATAAGTAG
- the nadB gene encoding L-aspartate oxidase, producing MSRSTLGADFLVIGSGVAGLRAALDLCRVGRVIVLTKGHPLQSNSIFAQGGVAVALSEEDDVAIHLTDTVKAGHGLCRREAVRVLVEEGPDRIQELIRWGAKFDKAGGKFAFAREAAHSRSRILRARGDATGNEMVRVLMAQAARQKRIVRLDYHFTVDLVVEEGRCCGAVVLDEHSEERLIIPAKAVVLSTGGAGQIFARTTNPPNATGDGMAMAFRAGAELQDMEFVQFHPTSLYLPSSPPFLLSEAMRGEGGQLRNNRGEPFMQRYHPLGVLAPRDIVARAIWAEMAATRARHVYLDVTHLGSSFVKRRFPTIYATCLRHDIDITEEWIPVSPSAHYMMGGVATDINGATTLPGLFAAGEVACSGVHGANRLASNSLLEGLVFGMRAGVAAVGWASRSSMPDLTHHVERLKRVRLERLEDAEKVRSSLRRTMWGQVGLVRSRESLVRATAQLARWERMVSRSFAGRADLEVKNMVQVAHCVAEAALWRENSVGAHYRSDFPGSKRPGWKQHSQAYSGVRATGRTESRIQGRVVVLRAPKTG from the coding sequence ATGTCGCGGAGTACGTTGGGAGCAGATTTTCTCGTCATCGGCAGCGGAGTCGCCGGACTTCGCGCCGCCCTGGACCTCTGCCGAGTAGGGCGGGTGATCGTTCTCACCAAGGGACATCCCTTACAGAGCAATTCCATCTTTGCACAAGGCGGGGTGGCCGTGGCCTTGAGTGAGGAGGATGATGTCGCCATCCATTTGACGGATACTGTGAAGGCAGGACACGGCCTGTGTCGTCGTGAGGCCGTGCGGGTGTTGGTTGAGGAAGGACCGGATCGGATTCAAGAGCTCATCCGCTGGGGCGCGAAATTCGACAAAGCCGGTGGAAAGTTTGCTTTTGCACGCGAAGCGGCTCATAGCCGCAGCAGAATCCTCCGTGCGAGAGGCGATGCGACAGGAAACGAGATGGTGCGGGTATTGATGGCGCAGGCCGCGCGGCAAAAGCGGATCGTCCGGCTGGATTACCACTTCACCGTCGATCTTGTGGTTGAGGAAGGCCGCTGTTGCGGAGCGGTCGTGCTTGATGAACATTCAGAGGAACGCCTCATCATTCCTGCAAAAGCCGTGGTCCTGTCGACGGGGGGTGCGGGACAGATTTTTGCGCGTACCACAAATCCACCCAATGCGACCGGCGACGGCATGGCGATGGCATTTCGTGCAGGAGCGGAACTCCAGGACATGGAATTCGTCCAGTTTCACCCGACATCGCTGTACCTGCCGTCGAGTCCGCCTTTCTTGTTGTCGGAAGCCATGCGAGGCGAGGGCGGTCAGCTGCGCAACAATAGAGGAGAGCCGTTTATGCAGCGGTATCACCCGCTCGGCGTCTTGGCTCCGCGGGATATCGTCGCGCGGGCGATCTGGGCAGAAATGGCGGCCACGCGGGCGCGGCATGTCTACCTTGATGTGACTCACTTGGGATCGAGTTTTGTCAAACGACGATTTCCGACGATCTATGCGACCTGTCTACGTCATGATATCGATATCACGGAAGAATGGATCCCGGTCTCTCCGAGCGCCCATTACATGATGGGGGGAGTTGCGACCGATATCAATGGAGCCACGACATTGCCGGGTCTTTTTGCGGCGGGCGAGGTGGCTTGTAGCGGTGTGCACGGCGCCAACCGACTGGCCAGCAATTCATTGCTGGAGGGATTGGTATTCGGAATGCGGGCCGGCGTTGCCGCTGTAGGCTGGGCCTCTCGCAGTTCGATGCCCGATTTGACTCACCACGTGGAGCGCTTGAAGCGCGTTCGATTGGAACGATTGGAAGATGCCGAAAAGGTACGGAGCTCCCTTCGACGGACCATGTGGGGGCAAGTGGGGCTCGTCCGTTCTCGGGAATCGCTCGTTCGCGCCACGGCCCAGCTTGCCCGCTGGGAACGGATGGTATCCAGGTCCTTTGCGGGGAGAGCCGACCTGGAGGTCAAGAACATGGTTCAAGTGGCCCATTGCGTGGCGGAAGCTGCGCTCTGGAGAGAAAACAGTGTCGGCGCCCATTACCGGTCCGATTTCCCAGGATCCAAACGGCCGGGCTGGAAACAGCATAGTCAAGCGTATTCGGGGGTCCGAGCTACTGGCCGGACTGAATCGAGGATACAGGGGCGGGTCGTGGTATTGCGTGCTCCGAAGACGGGATGA
- a CDS encoding response regulator transcription factor, producing MISQRPKKILIVEDEQDIAQLVMHYLEKEGFHPNIAKTGLEALNLAVSEHPDLVILDLMLPEMDGLEVCKALRQKPETALLPIIMLTAKKEESDTVVGLELGADDYVTKPFSPKTLMARIKSLFRRLERTNNQKPMSLVYGSLQMDLTRHEVTVKGKEVLLTAKEFGLLERLLRQPGRVLTREVLLNEVWGYDYYGTTRTVDVHVRRLKLKVPLLNDSIVSVKTLGYKLLDQPRVS from the coding sequence ATGATTTCGCAACGTCCCAAGAAAATTCTGATCGTCGAAGACGAACAGGACATCGCGCAGTTGGTCATGCATTATCTTGAGAAGGAAGGATTTCATCCGAACATCGCCAAAACCGGGCTTGAAGCACTCAACCTCGCGGTATCTGAACATCCTGATTTAGTTATTCTTGACCTCATGCTGCCTGAGATGGATGGATTGGAGGTGTGTAAAGCCCTCCGCCAGAAGCCTGAAACGGCGCTGCTGCCTATCATCATGTTGACGGCGAAGAAAGAAGAATCTGATACCGTCGTCGGACTTGAGCTCGGAGCCGATGATTACGTGACCAAACCCTTTAGCCCCAAGACATTGATGGCTCGGATCAAATCCCTTTTCCGTAGGCTAGAGCGGACAAACAATCAAAAACCAATGTCCTTAGTGTACGGTTCCCTCCAAATGGACCTGACGCGACATGAAGTGACGGTGAAAGGTAAAGAGGTGCTGCTCACGGCGAAGGAGTTCGGACTGCTTGAGCGTTTGCTCCGTCAACCCGGGCGGGTCTTGACGCGGGAGGTGCTCCTCAATGAAGTTTGGGGCTACGACTATTATGGGACCACGCGAACCGTCGATGTCCATGTTCGGCGATTGAAACTGAAAGTGCCGCTTCTCAATGACTCGATCGTCTCGGTCAAGACACTTGGATACAAACTATTGGACCAGCCTCGGGTATCCTAA
- the atpE gene encoding ATP synthase F0 subunit C, whose amino-acid sequence MDSAAAGLIGMGCAAAGFAGAGVGIGYIFGKMIEVVARQPEAEARVTKYMWIGFALVEAIALYGLVIAFIIMGFRK is encoded by the coding sequence ATGGATTCAGCAGCAGCAGGGTTGATCGGTATGGGATGTGCCGCGGCAGGGTTTGCCGGGGCCGGTGTGGGGATCGGCTACATCTTCGGGAAGATGATTGAAGTGGTGGCGCGCCAGCCTGAAGCAGAAGCTCGCGTCACGAAGTATATGTGGATCGGGTTCGCGCTGGTAGAAGCCATTGCGCTGTATGGCCTGGTCATCGCCTTCATCATCATGGGCTTCCGCAAATAA
- a CDS encoding AURKAIP1/COX24 domain-containing protein, with translation MSSVLKKRRKKMRKHKYKKLRQRQKFLRRKS, from the coding sequence ATGTCAAGCGTCCTGAAAAAGCGACGAAAGAAGATGCGGAAGCACAAGTACAAGAAGTTGCGCCAGCGTCAGAAATTTCTTCGCCGCAAAAGCTAA